The following are from one region of the Fimbriimonadaceae bacterium genome:
- the greA gene encoding transcription elongation factor GreA, protein MSHEVLLSQEGYDRLKKELEELKSSERQRVADNIREAKSHGDLKENAMYHEAKLNQTRLESRIAELEHTLQMAKVVTRSAADAGKAHLGSQVTLEDLEWGGTLTIDLVGAFEADPANDKISVDSPLGAALIDKVAGDEIEVQAPAGKQRYRVVTVA, encoded by the coding sequence ATGTCACATGAGGTCTTGCTGTCGCAGGAAGGTTACGACCGCCTGAAAAAGGAGCTTGAGGAGCTGAAAAGCTCCGAGCGGCAACGCGTCGCGGACAACATCCGCGAGGCGAAGAGCCATGGTGACCTGAAAGAGAACGCGATGTACCACGAGGCGAAGCTGAACCAGACCCGTCTGGAGTCGCGTATCGCCGAACTGGAGCACACCCTCCAGATGGCCAAAGTCGTCACAAGGTCGGCGGCCGACGCCGGCAAGGCGCATCTGGGGAGCCAAGTCACGCTGGAGGACTTGGAATGGGGCGGCACGCTCACCATCGACTTGGTCGGGGCCTTTGAGGCCGACCCGGCCAACGACAAGATATCGGTCGACAGTCCGCTGGGGGCGGCCTTGATCGACAAAGTGGCAGGGGATGAGATCGAAGTCCAAGCTCCCGCTGGCAAGCAGCGCTACCGCGTGGTCACTGTCGCTTAG
- a CDS encoding ABC transporter ATP-binding protein: MSEVLVSVQDVHKEFVLTHSGAASLKTLLLWWKRRDKETLHALRGVSFDVRRGESLALVGRNGAGKSTLLSLVSRIYKPTTGQVVVNGRLAPLLELGAGFHPDLTGLENVLFNGMILGLTRKQVHQRLEQIVDFAELERHIDAPVRTYSSGMLARLGFATAIHVDADVLIIDEVLAVGDFTFETKCYDFLSKFRSAGGTIIFVSHNPASVLQVADRCVWLKGGLVEMDGKPEDVLTRYQADVAAPNEGL; this comes from the coding sequence ATGAGCGAGGTCCTCGTCAGCGTCCAGGACGTCCACAAGGAGTTTGTCCTGACCCATTCTGGGGCCGCGTCCCTCAAGACCCTCCTGCTGTGGTGGAAGCGGCGGGACAAGGAGACGCTCCATGCCTTGCGTGGGGTGAGCTTCGACGTCCGGCGAGGCGAGAGCCTGGCCCTCGTCGGACGCAACGGGGCGGGCAAGAGCACCTTGCTGTCGCTGGTGTCGCGCATCTATAAGCCGACGACCGGACAGGTGGTCGTCAACGGTCGCCTCGCCCCCTTGCTCGAACTGGGAGCCGGTTTCCATCCCGACCTGACCGGCTTAGAAAACGTGCTCTTCAACGGCATGATATTGGGGCTGACGCGCAAGCAGGTCCACCAGCGCCTAGAGCAGATCGTCGATTTCGCCGAACTGGAGAGGCACATTGACGCGCCGGTGCGGACCTACTCCAGCGGCATGTTGGCCCGGCTAGGTTTTGCCACCGCCATCCACGTGGACGCCGACGTCCTCATCATCGACGAAGTCCTCGCCGTCGGGGACTTCACGTTCGAGACAAAGTGCTACGACTTCCTCAGCAAGTTCCGGTCCGCAGGCGGCACCATCATCTTTGTCTCCCACAACCCCGCTTCGGTGCTTCAGGTGGCGGACCGCTGTGTCTGGCTGAAGGGTGGGCTGGTCGAAATGGACGGTAAGCCGGAGGACGTGCTCACACGCTATCAGGCGGACGTGGCGGCCCCAAACGAGGGGCTGTGA
- the phoU gene encoding phosphate signaling complex protein PhoU, whose protein sequence is MDSPHPARHAFNAQIAELEQDVLEMASKADSMVGRATDALISLDTDAALAVVHSDNEIDRLDLDIEAKCLRILALQQPMGSDLREIGAVMKIVTDLERIGDLAVDLAKSGMKIEKEMGETGYVDMRRISNVARQMIRSALQAFIKRDGSHLNEVEELEEQVDGMYRDLRGQIHDYMRHRPDQVVAASWLLLAVHHVERVADHAVNIAERVGFMVTGELKQLAED, encoded by the coding sequence ATGGACTCGCCGCACCCTGCGCGCCACGCCTTCAATGCTCAGATCGCCGAGCTAGAGCAAGACGTCCTGGAGATGGCCAGCAAGGCCGACTCCATGGTCGGCCGTGCCACCGACGCGCTGATTTCGCTGGACACGGACGCGGCCCTGGCCGTGGTCCACAGTGACAACGAAATCGACCGTTTGGACCTCGACATCGAGGCCAAATGCCTCCGGATCCTTGCCCTGCAGCAGCCCATGGGCAGCGACCTCCGCGAGATCGGGGCGGTCATGAAGATCGTCACCGACCTGGAGCGAATCGGCGACTTGGCCGTCGACCTCGCCAAGTCGGGCATGAAGATCGAGAAGGAGATGGGCGAGACCGGCTATGTGGACATGCGCCGCATCAGCAACGTGGCCCGGCAGATGATCCGCTCCGCCCTGCAGGCGTTCATCAAGCGGGACGGCTCTCACCTGAACGAAGTCGAAGAGTTGGAAGAGCAGGTCGACGGCATGTACCGCGACCTGAGGGGCCAGATCCACGATTACATGCGGCACCGGCCCGACCAGGTCGTCGCGGCGAGTTGGCTCTTGCTTGCCGTCCACCATGTCGAGCGGGTCGCCGACCATGCGGTGAACATTGCCGAGCGCGTCGGCTTTATGGTCACGGGAGAGCTCAAGCAACTGGCCGAGGACTGA
- a CDS encoding FKBP-type peptidyl-prolyl cis-trans isomerase, with amino-acid sequence MDALVLGMVLGHVARSPEVQKPVVVQVLSDKKGEGRAAGLGDIVTLRLVARLDDTVVYDTDRIGLPYTFVVGQKGTVPFLSYAALGMRRGGERRVKVGKSDTGGVSGVRGLLPAGVPLTVDLKVLAVKAGE; translated from the coding sequence ATGGACGCTTTGGTTCTCGGGATGGTGCTGGGGCACGTCGCCAGGTCCCCGGAGGTGCAGAAGCCGGTCGTCGTTCAGGTCCTTTCCGACAAGAAGGGCGAGGGCCGTGCCGCCGGACTCGGGGACATCGTGACCCTACGACTTGTCGCCCGTCTCGACGACACCGTCGTCTATGACACCGACCGGATCGGCCTGCCGTACACCTTCGTCGTCGGGCAGAAGGGCACGGTACCGTTCCTGAGCTATGCGGCCTTAGGGATGCGTCGAGGCGGGGAGCGGAGGGTCAAGGTCGGCAAGTCCGACACCGGGGGAGTCTCGGGCGTGCGCGGTCTGTTGCCTGCCGGGGTGCCCCTCACCGTAGACCTCAAAGTCCTTGCCGTCAAAGCTGGCGAGTAG
- the kdsB gene encoding 3-deoxy-manno-octulosonate cytidylyltransferase: MRCLVVIPARMASTRFPGKPLVDLGGKPMVQWVWEKARASGVGDHVVVATPDDEIVSAVRRFGGDAVKTRDDHPSGTDRLAEVADSLSAEIYVNVQGDEPMVEPENIRLCARPLLEDPAVMMGSVMAECPEGEADNPAVVKVVTDLGGYALYFSRHAVPYPRNDRKAPLYKHVGLYAYRREAVLAFATWSPTPLESAESLEQLRFLEHGVKIKMSLGTAAATGVDTPEQAEAVRQALRGLS, from the coding sequence ATGCGTTGCCTCGTCGTGATCCCCGCCCGCATGGCCAGCACGCGGTTTCCGGGCAAGCCGCTCGTCGACTTGGGGGGGAAGCCGATGGTGCAGTGGGTTTGGGAAAAGGCCCGGGCGAGCGGTGTGGGTGACCACGTGGTGGTCGCGACCCCCGACGACGAGATCGTCTCCGCCGTCCGGCGGTTCGGCGGGGACGCGGTGAAGACGAGGGACGACCATCCGAGCGGCACTGACCGCCTCGCCGAGGTCGCCGACTCGCTCTCAGCGGAGATTTACGTCAACGTCCAGGGTGACGAGCCGATGGTCGAGCCCGAGAACATCCGGCTTTGCGCGCGCCCCCTGCTCGAAGATCCGGCCGTCATGATGGGCTCGGTCATGGCCGAATGCCCCGAAGGCGAGGCGGACAACCCTGCCGTCGTGAAGGTCGTCACCGACCTTGGCGGCTACGCACTCTACTTCAGCCGGCACGCCGTGCCATACCCGCGCAACGACAGGAAGGCTCCGCTCTACAAGCATGTCGGACTCTACGCGTACCGGCGGGAGGCCGTCTTGGCGTTTGCGACTTGGTCGCCCACCCCGCTGGAATCGGCCGAGTCGCTGGAGCAGCTGAGGTTTCTGGAGCATGGGGTCAAGATCAAGATGAGCCTGGGCACCGCCGCGGCCACAGGGGTCGACACCCCCGAACAAGCGGAGGCGGTACGGCAAGCCCTGCGGGGCCTGTCGTGA
- a CDS encoding ABC transporter permease, which translates to MREEFRELWRFRELLLAMVERELRIRYKNSVLGIAWSLLNPLVTVFVMHFVLKNVMQNGTKSFSLFILAAYLPYMFFQMSILDSAQSVVTALPVVKKVYFPREILPLASVASNAVHFLIALVVYFVYAFGVWAVFGFKDPTVSYRVVFLPVLLVIHFALTTGLSLVFSALNVFYEDVKYMLTITLYLAFFLSPVMYFAETVFEATRKYGALSDVLYKLYMLNPVATLCTVYRKALVAPGDVQVIRDGHAIMVPFQRVDWVMFGVATALSFIALVGGYAFFNRMKWKFVERP; encoded by the coding sequence ATGCGCGAGGAATTCAGGGAGCTCTGGCGCTTCAGGGAGCTCCTGCTCGCCATGGTGGAGCGCGAATTGCGCATCCGCTACAAGAACAGCGTCCTCGGCATCGCTTGGTCGCTTCTCAACCCGTTGGTGACGGTCTTTGTCATGCACTTCGTGCTGAAGAACGTCATGCAGAACGGCACCAAGAGCTTTAGCTTGTTCATTTTAGCCGCCTATCTGCCGTACATGTTCTTTCAGATGTCCATCTTGGACTCGGCCCAGTCTGTCGTCACGGCCTTGCCAGTGGTCAAGAAGGTCTATTTCCCCCGCGAGATACTGCCCTTAGCGTCGGTAGCGAGTAACGCGGTGCATTTCTTGATCGCCTTGGTCGTTTACTTTGTCTACGCTTTCGGGGTTTGGGCGGTGTTCGGGTTCAAGGACCCGACCGTTTCGTACCGTGTCGTCTTCCTTCCCGTCCTCTTGGTCATCCATTTTGCCTTGACGACCGGACTGTCGCTTGTTTTCTCGGCCCTTAATGTCTTCTACGAAGATGTCAAGTACATGCTCACCATCACGCTGTACCTGGCGTTCTTTTTGTCTCCAGTCATGTACTTTGCCGAGACGGTGTTCGAGGCGACGCGCAAGTACGGCGCTTTGTCCGACGTCCTGTACAAGCTTTATATGCTGAACCCCGTGGCGACACTTTGCACGGTTTATCGCAAAGCTTTGGTCGCTCCCGGCGATGTCCAAGTGATCCGTGACGGGCATGCCATCATGGTGCCGTTCCAGCGGGTCGACTGGGTGATGTTCGGCGTCGCGACAGCCCTTTCGTTCATCGCGTTGGTCGGCGGCTACGCCTTTTTTAACCGCATGAAATGGAAGTTCGTGGAGCGCCCATGA
- a CDS encoding glycosyltransferase family 2 protein produces the protein MAVDTPPGRPRVSVVVVSYNTSGLLKECLAALTAPGSGADEVVVVDNASQDGSPDMVASHFPSVVLVRNPRNVGFGAANNQGLDVMSGEVALLLNSDARPAPGAVARLADVVARPGCVACGGALRFPDGRPQASACSRLTLWRVFCEQTALEKLLRGSRLFNGYWLNPWLPDKDPSPVEQVMGACLMMRPVERFDERFFLYCEDTELCLRLRRHGEVLFVPDAAFVHELGASSAAARWTSVARYNAGKELYFAIHHGVVASATCWAIDRLGALARLLAYALCLRRDQARLWWRVFTAPRLGPPRPPDSV, from the coding sequence ATGGCCGTAGACACCCCGCCTGGTCGACCCCGCGTCTCGGTGGTCGTGGTGAGCTACAACACGTCCGGCTTGCTCAAAGAGTGCCTAGCCGCCCTCACCGCCCCCGGCTCGGGAGCGGACGAGGTCGTGGTGGTCGACAACGCCAGCCAGGACGGCTCACCGGACATGGTGGCGTCCCATTTCCCTTCCGTTGTCCTTGTCCGCAATCCCCGCAATGTCGGGTTCGGTGCGGCCAACAACCAAGGCTTGGACGTCATGTCCGGCGAGGTCGCCTTGCTCCTGAACAGCGACGCCCGGCCGGCTCCTGGTGCGGTCGCCCGACTGGCCGACGTCGTCGCCCGGCCTGGCTGTGTCGCCTGCGGTGGCGCGCTGCGGTTCCCTGACGGGCGGCCCCAGGCCTCTGCTTGCTCCCGGTTGACTCTCTGGCGGGTCTTTTGCGAGCAGACCGCCCTCGAAAAGCTTCTCCGCGGGTCCAGGCTTTTCAACGGCTACTGGCTCAACCCGTGGCTTCCTGACAAGGACCCGTCTCCGGTCGAACAGGTCATGGGGGCGTGCCTCATGATGCGGCCCGTCGAGCGGTTTGACGAGCGGTTCTTCCTCTACTGCGAAGACACCGAACTCTGCCTTCGGCTCCGCCGACACGGCGAGGTCTTGTTCGTCCCTGACGCCGCGTTCGTCCATGAACTGGGGGCCAGCAGCGCGGCGGCGCGGTGGACGTCCGTTGCCCGGTACAACGCGGGCAAAGAACTGTACTTTGCCATCCACCACGGCGTGGTGGCTTCGGCGACTTGTTGGGCGATCGACCGCCTCGGCGCCCTGGCCCGGCTGCTTGCCTACGCTCTGTGCCTCCGGCGAGACCAAGCCAGGTTATGGTGGCGCGTATTCACAGCCCCTCGTTTGGGGCCGCCACGTCCGCCTGATAGCGTGTGA